The sequence below is a genomic window from Humulus lupulus chromosome 3, drHumLupu1.1, whole genome shotgun sequence.
gtcgcagagtatcaccaagaaactgaaccgttcttcaatttcttcactgtcttccaaagtatccttagaatcacctagattaggatgggaaattctcaacacgtgagatagatacagagagaagaaaagaaaataatattgaggcttagaaaaagacttatgtttgtagagagaatctaaaacctactagatcttctaaTTTTTAATCAGATAGTCTTTTTGTAATCTTATTTCAACTCTCATTTGGAAtttcttttataggctcaattaagtcacttatttatttaaaaaattaataaaataatagtcaataatcagtcctaggtcaaaattctcatgggctttagacccatgaaatttctcttttaattataaGTTCATTGGACTTAAATCAAggtctatattattttctaatgatttaattaattaaataattatttaaatcctttatcaaattaattatttataatttgaatcttgatttaaaattatttattaatttagacaccaatttatcttaattaataaatctgccctaatttctcttttcttctctaaattacataactctgtaaaactatccaaaattgatctggtcaactttgatagttctaattgatagttaaatcaattaattgagactatctagattattttatccaaggtacactggggaccatgggcctatgaaatcaagctccaataagttatcataaatctaacaaataaatttactaagttattaattccttgtgacccCACTAAATACtgagaattgcactcttgaactcatagaacactctataagaaatatagatatgttattaattatccattgttacaaccataattgtcactcaatcatctatagacagtctacaatgagatgagactaaaatattgttttacccctcattgtattttacccttaaaacacttagttccttgtaaatgatatttcagtaaactaatattaattactaaaataagatctctatcttttagcaccttgaaccaaactaaaatgaaaccatcgtttcacttcttcatcagaagctatagatgttcatatctatgattaacactcccactcaattatactaccgagttcccaaatgtaagtatgggctagtctgtagggtaagctggtaacgaacaagtcaaagaactcaaataatacaatcagttagaataataaccactcagaattgagattgaattgacatatggtcaactatatgatatgactagaatagataataaatgtatgttttacttatcctatctactgtcaatatcggtccagtccgatgtaaaaaatacatctgatcttatctactttgctaatattctggaaagaacataacactataatgtgtaagtagatcatattgtagattggcaagtcaatgtaaatcatgtgcactgactaatcttaggattaacttattttgaacatataatgaTATTTATATTACACTGTGATTACGTCCCTATGAAAATGATTGGCTATAttctcaggatttaatagaattttatattagacaaataatcatgaaaataaaatatgtgagcaaagtgattgacctagtcaaaaaataatttctattcttttattgataataaatgagattacaaagaaattgggtcttaattagggcataaaaccccaacagtgaCATTATCAAAGGCACAAGTATAATTTTCTAAATGTTTTGGATGAAGAAGAGGTCTGGCCAATTTAGAAGTTGGTATTGCTTCGGCATGTCTCGGTTGTTATACCTTTTGAAGTATGAGCTGGTATTGGTGTCTCGGTTGTAGCTTGTTTTGAAGAAGTAGCAACTGATTGTGATGAAAGCTTGGTATCATGAGGTCGTGTAGTTTCATCTAAAGAGGCAAAATCTGCAAGCGTAAGCAAATTGTGagaaaaaatattatcaattaTAGTAGCAGATTGTGAGTTTTTTAAAGGAAAAATCTACTCATTGAAGATAACATCACGAGAATGAAAAAATTGTTGAGTGTGAATATTTAGCAAAGTATAAGCTTTCATACCAGCATGATAACCAATAAAGATGCATGCTTGAGAACGAGGATAAAATTTATGTCTATGTCTATCCAAAGTTAAGGCATAAGCAAGACAACCAAAACTCCTTAGATGTGCATAAGAAGGTATGGATTTATAAAGTAACTCAAATGAAGTTTTATGCTTAAGTAGAGATGATGGTATTATGTTTGTAAGATAAACAGTCATGTTCACTACATAGCTCCAATAAGACAGAGAGAGATGGGGCTGAAATAAAAGTGTCTGAGCCACATTTAAGATGTATTGATGTTTTCTTTCtacaacaaaattttgttgtGGTCTATCAACACAAGACTGGAAGTATTGAACACCTTTTGTGGCAAAAAAAATACTAGAGATTTTCAGTTCTTTAGCATTATCAGTGCAAATACTTTTTATTGTAGATGAATATTGAGTAGAAACATAAGAAAAAAATTGTGGGTTAATAGTTTGAGCATCAGATTCTGccttaagtaaaaaaaaaatccatgtaTATCTAGTATGATCATCTACAATAGTAAGGAAATACTTGTAGCCTTCTATGCTTAGAACATGAAAATGACCCCAAATATCTACATGAATTAAATTAAAAGCAGAAACAACCATGTTATTAGGAGAAGTGAAAGGTAAGCGCTTTTGTTTAGCTAAATGGAAAATAGAACAATGCTGAGTATGAGAGTTGTGAGTAGAAAAAAGAGACACTTTTATCCATAAAATTTGTTGTTAACATTGATGGGTGACCTAGGCAATAATGCCATTGGTCTTCATTGGTACAAGATTTATGAGTAACAGTAGAACAGTAAGAATGAGTGAACTTGTTGTGTTGTTCAAGTAAGTAGAGGTTTCCATGTCTTCTAGCAATCCCAATCTTTGAAATTTGAAAAGGAACCTGAAGAAAACAACATGAAGAtgtgaaaaaaaattgaaaaattggtgTCTATGAGAAAGGCATTAATCGAGACTAAGTTGAATCGAAACTCAGGTATATAAAGAACATTGATCAATGTCATATGAGCATTTAGTTTTACAGTGCCAGTTTTGTTGATCCTAATATGATGGCCATTAGGAAGAGTGACAACATTAGCAACTAATGTATCATTGAATGAAGAAAAACAACTAAGGTTATGCACACATGGTGAGTAGCACCACTGTCCATAGTCCAAGTAGAGGGATAGAGATGGTTACCAGAAACTTGAGAAGTTGAAGGTTTAGTGGGATTACTTATGAAAGGTTGATGTTGAAGTTGTTGACTCAATAAGGATATGAGTTGTTGGCTCAATTGGCATTGTGAGTTGAGCAAGCAAGCAGGagttgaagaagatgaagcttgAGCTTGATTCACCGTAGGCTTGGCGATTTCTTCAAACTTTCTTTTGGCACCATATTCGGGTGGGAATCCATGGAGAAAGTAGCACTTGTCAGCCAAGTGGCTCGATTTATGGAAGTGAGAGCAAGAAGggtgtggcttcttggttcttgaatatgtgtttgactaGGAACCGATGATGAAATAGGGGATGCAACAATGATGGGAGTAGGGTTGAGACCTAGAGATCTTTGTCTTTCTTCTTGTACAACCATAGAAAACACCTTATGAAGTGAAGGAAGGGGGTCACATAACAAGATTTGAGCCTGAATCTGACTATATGATTCATTGAGACCAGTTAGAAAATTGAATGATTTGATCTCTTGTGTAGTTATCATGAAGTTTAGGCATGGCTCCACAGGAACAACCACAAGTGCAAGGAGTGCAAGGTTGATATTCTTGAAGCTCACCCCAGAAAGCAGTGAGTTGGGTAAAGTAAGTGTTGACATTGTTATCACCTTGTTTGAGACTTTAAACATAGGTCTTGAGCTGGAAAATCTGTGGTCCATTGCTTTGATTGACTCTTACATGGAGATCATTCCACTTATCAACAGCCCGATCTTTGTACATGATGCTTGCTCCTATTTCTTTGGACACCAACTGAAGAAGCCAAGCCTTGACCATGTTATTGCACTGCTCCCAGGCCGAGTGGTTGGGGTCATTGGCAGGGGGTCGGGGAAGAGAACCATCAATGAAGGCAGTTTTGTTCTTGGCATTGATGGAGATGGAGGCAGCTCGTTTCCAAGATTGGAAATTTTCTTGAGTTGTGAGTGGGGAAGGAACAATGACAAAATTAGTGAGATCTCTTGTTCCCAAATGGTAAGGGTTTGGATCATCTTGGGAAGGTCGATCTATTGGTTGCAGAGGAGCAAATCGGTTTGCTGCAGTGACGTTTCCTCCATTGATGTCGGTGGTCGAAGTTGAAGAATCAGAAAGACCGGCAGTAGCAGCAGTCGGAATTGGAGGTGGAGTCATCGgaatagaagaagaagtagcAGAGTTTTGTGGTATAGGGACGTTTGGGGTCTTGTGACCGGTGGATCTTGTTCTTGCCATTGTTAGGGTTCAAAGAAAGCTTGAAAATGGGGTTGCGCCTAATACCATATTAGAAAGGAAAAGAGGTTTTTCTTTATTGAATATCATTAAATGCTTCTTACATAAAAAGAGTCAAAGCCTAGTATAAATAggctaaataaaaaataaaaataataaaaaaaccaaaatacCCAGCACAGCTGATTGTTACAACAATAATCAGTAGGACTAACAAATTACTAATCTTAACatgcccaaaaaaaaaaaaatccattcaCAGTGttgagaaaagaaaacaaaaaatatacaATACACCTGTGACTATAATAACATGTCTATCCCAACATCAGTGCGGATGTTTTCGATACCCGCACTAAAGAAATTTCCATAATATACCTATTAATAAAAATAGTAATGCTAATTCTTTTAAAGATAAGGTGTTTTTTTTCTTATGGGTGTGTGATGGGTCGTATTGTATAATATAgtattatatttaattgtataGCATATCTtaaaggctatttaggatttttatcCTCTAAATTATGACTTATATATTATTGTGccttcagattttttttttttttgctgttaAATATTCCTTCCGAACTATTCACAGTGTTGTAAAGTGGGACTTCCGCCCAATTTGTCCAATGTGGCTAACGACGTGTTGACTGGCTCTTTGtttgctgatgtgtcttggccacgTCAGCACCACatgtgtaatttaaaaaaattaaaaaactctttttttataaaaaaaattaataaatttaaaacaaatcattacactaaaaataatttaaattaaatcaaatcaaatctaacaaaactaattttttttataaattatgatttattaatttttgtgttaAAATACATATATGGCGCTGatatggccaagacacatcagtaAGCAAAGAGCCACGTCACCATGTCGTTAGCCACATTGGATAAAATTGGACGAAAGCTCCGCTATACAATACTGTGAATAATTCGAGGGTAATTTTTATCGGCCCGAAAAAATCAG
It includes:
- the LOC133824061 gene encoding uncharacterized protein LOC133824061, producing MARTRSTGHKTPNVPIPQNSATSSSIPMTPPPIPTAATAGLSDSSTSTTDINGGNVTAANRFAPLQPIDRPSQDDPNPYHLGTRDLTNFVIVPSPLTTQENFQSWKRAASISINAKNKTAFIDGSLPRPPANDPNHSAWEQCNNMVKAWLLQLVSKEIGASIMYKDRAVDKWNDLHVRVNQSNGPQIFQLKTYV